The uncultured Trichococcus sp. DNA segment TTCTTTGTGGTTCTTCTTGTTCAGTGAGTTCCGGATCGAGAATTCTTCCAGACGCAACAAGTGGATCAGGATGATTTCGACGAAACGTTTGCTGACCTCTTCGTAGCCTTGGTTGCGTGTACTCATTTCATCCAGCAATAAATTCAGGAAAGTTGCGGTTTCTTTTTCACCATCATTGTGGCGGTAATAAGAGAAATCGCTTTCTGCGTCCCCGATTTTTGAGAACTCCAAACCGTGGATGCCGACTTCGATGATCTCTGCTGCTTTATCCCCTGTCAGGTCCCAATAGTACTCTACATTTGGATTCAATAAGATCAATTGATCTTTTGAAAGCTTTTCCGTCGTTTCTTTCATTATTAAAGAAACATCCCCAGATGTAACGTAGAAAAGTTTAACATAAGGGAATTTTTGGTAGTTTGTAGGTTGGGCCGATGTGATTGTATTCTTTTCAGCGAGTACAATCTTCAAGGAGAGGTTTTTTATGTTGGACATGGTATACATATTTATCCTCCTAACGTAATCTATCTGATAGCAACGGATCGACAATTTGAAAATTAATTGACTCAAATTCCATATCATCCGAACGAGCCAATAACAATAATAATATACTATTTTTTTTGTTTGTCTAGTATATTTTATAAAAATATCAAAATTTAATCCTTGTCATAAAAAGGCTTGTTTGTAATATGTCTGTAATTAAATCTGACATGTACAAGAGAGAAGTTAGAAATGATAAACTTATTGCAGAAAGTATGTTGCCGTTAACCAAACCAATTTATTGATGCGACAGAGCGGGCAAATATTTTACCATTAAAGCATATGGACTGAGGAATCCGCGCTGCCCCTCCTCATCACGGCTGATTATAAAAAAAGTATCAGGCTGAAGGATCGCTGTCCATTTTTGGCATGCAATTTAATGGCTGCTTCAATGTGAATTTTCGTTCCCGGGATAACGGAAAAACTGTCTGAACATAATCGACAAAAAGGCTTTTTTTGTTTATTAAAAACCGAACCGAAAACAATATAATTCTAGCTGATTACAGTTAGGGGTTTATTTAAAAGCGTTTTGATAAGAAAAAATCAACTAAAAACGCAATATGCCTGATGTAAAAATATTTGTTTTTCCGGCTGCTGTGATTTCTGCTGATCAAAAAGTGATGGACGGGAGATAAAGGGAAGGGGTTCTCTCGGGAAAATCCTTATACATTGGGAATCTTCGGCTGCTGTAGCGTATTTGCACATAAATAAGACGAACGCCATTTCATGTATAGTATAGCACCATCTCGCGAAAACGTCATCCAATAACTGAACATTTTTATATCAACTGAACAGAATTTGTGTAAATTTCAATAAATTCTATGTAGATTGTTTGTTTCAGCTTACAGGTAATTTAACGATTTTCAGTATTTGGCAGCCGAGTTTATCAAGTGCACAGGCTTTCTTGCTTTGTTTTGTAAGCAATATGGTAAAATGGATTTAGAGTTGTAAGGGATTACGGTCCGGAGGTGCGGAAGATGAAAGGTGATTACGATCTGTTTTTTGAGTATTATTGCGCGGTCTATGACTATGTGCTGGCTGAAAAAGTGTCAGTGAATGAGCATACATTGCATGAGTTCCTGCATACGCAACAATATTATCGACTATCCCATGAGGCGCAACGTTTCGCGAAGCGGTTTGCGGATGAGGATATCGCTGTGGATCGGCTGCTGCTGAACGAACAAGAAGCGCATGAATGGTATCTTTTCTATTACAAACAAAACTTTCCTGCGGGTTATCCTTTCAATCATGCGAATCTGGAATTCATGGAAGGGGAATATGAGTTGAAGGACTTTTCGCCGATAATCGGGCCCCTTGGTCACCAACCTTTGCACTCAGGGATTTTGCGGAAAAGATTCAATGAAGATTATTTTGTCTTTCCTTATTTCAAGAATCAAGCGAAGTTGTCGCACCTTATTCTCAGACATATTGTAAACAAATTAATGACAGAAAACAAATATAATGTCAGGAAATCGATTGAACTCGTTCAGTTGTTTGAAGCTGAGGCAATCGGATCGGATTGGGAGCCGGCCAGAATCAAAATGCAGATGGAAGAAGTGTTGCGGCAACAGTTACATTATCGCGTCAGTTATTCTGACATAAAAAAATTGTGGTTGCAGCTGATTTTCATCAGCTTCCGATACGAAAAGGGTGAGGCGAGCTATATCCAGTGGGAGCATCATGATTATGCGGATACCGTCCGGAAACTGGAGAATTTTGCGGCAGTTTTGGATGGTAATCCGGACATTCAGCTGACTGCTGAAGAAGGCGCATTGCTGAAGTGGGTCCGTTTCGTCGTTTTTCGCTCCCGGGGTATGCATGCCAAGGCGAAAGAAGAGGCGCACAAGCTGCTGGAACGCGAAGAATTGGTGGTGGGGGCAAGCCGGCAGCCGTTATACACGAAGTTGGACATTGTGCCAATCAATGATACTTACAAGGATTTGGTTGTCCGCAAATTGTCGATCGATTTTCGGGACATTTTGGTTTCCTATTTGTTGGACAGCTATATAGCCGATCGGAAATATGAAGCAGCTTTTTTCTTGTTGCAGCAATCCGATCCTTATTTCAAACATTTCATTCCTCGTTATTACCGTAGCGCTAACCAGAACAAGTGGATGCCGGGGGAAGGCGAAGTTTCCACCGAGCAGCTTTTCCGGGAGCAGTTCCAACGGGTGAGGATTGTTCTTGGGGATCATTGGGTCGATGCGTTGCATCAAGAGATTGAGGAAGAATTGAAGGAAGGGATTACCCTGAAGGAGGAAGCGTTTGATTGGTTGTTGCGGTACTTGTACAATGTGATGAGCGTCTTCCGTGAAATGCAGGAGTATGAATTGGCCGACCAGATGAACGCCTTTTATGCGCAGATCCGTCTTGCGGAATAACCCAAAGAAGCAGCCGACAAAATCCGGCTGCTTCTTTGGGTTTCTCTTAGTGCTCGATTTTTAGAGTGGGATTTGTCGTATCCTGTAGTTGAACTCTGAATTGCAGGGGGTTCCGCCTAAGTTGACAACCACACACGGACAAAAAACGTCCGTTTAGTGTTTGTCCTCTTAGTGCTCACCCCCTACCCGCAATTCATCGTATCCTTTAGTTGAGTTCTGAATCCTAGAGTTCTCCGCCTAACGCTGTTCAGGCCCACTCAGCCAAAAGCGGGCTGCTTGGTCCTGAACCTCGTTAGTGCTCAAACTCTGAGCTTAGGATTCATCACATCCTGTTTTTTAATCGTGTCTTAGGGCTTCTACTGGGTCTAGGCCGGCTGCTTTTTGGGCTGGCATCAGGCCGGCCACCATGCTGATGATCATGCTGGTGACGATGCCGAATACCGCAAACGCCGGCGTCATATTCAGGATGGCCGTATCAAACAGATTCTCGACAACAATGTTTCCGATAACGGTAATGAGGTAGGCGATGCCTACGCCGAGAATTCCGCTGAAGAGGCCGATCAGGAAGGACTCGGAAACGAAGATGCGGCGGATATCTTTCTTCCGGCCGCCGATCGCTTTGATGACGCCGATTTCTTGTGTGCGTTCCACAACACTGATGTAGAGCACCGTCAATATCATGATGGCGGATACAAACAAGGAGATGCCGGCCACCCCGGAAAGGATGTAGGTGAAAATATCCAGCATCTGGGTGAAAGTGGAGGCGAGGGCATCAGCCGAAGAACCGCGGTAACCCAAAGCGGCTACTTCATCTTTGATGGTTTGGGTATTGTCAGGTTCATCGGATACCAAGTAGACAACGTTCGGTTCGACTTCCAGATTGTTCTCCGCAGTCAAAGTTTCGAAGGATTCGGTTGACATATAGACGGATTCGAACGCTCCGATGGCTTGTCCGGCTGTGTAAATACCACTGATGACGTAATTTTTTTCCAACGACTCACCGTCTACGGTAACGTCCAGGGTCACTTCTTTTCCGATGGCTTCTTCCGCTGTCGCGGCCATCTGATTGGCGATGCCTTCTGTGATCAGTATTTCGCCTTCTTCAGGGAACGCTCCGTACAGAATGTTGGAATCGGTCATGCCTGAGGTTGTCCCGAAAGTCATGAAGGAATATTTATTCTCTTCAAAAATGACGTTGTCGCTGCCGATCGTAAACGAAGTGTAAGCCAGATTGACTTCAGCCACATGTGGGATATTCCGCAATTCCTCCAGATTCTCTTCTCCGAATGGATCGGATTGTGTCACCCCGGCAGGCGGACCCGATGGGGCGGAACCGGCAGGGATTTCCGCACCGGCTGGAGTCATGATCATCATCGAGGAATCCGTGTTTTCGCTATTGTTGGTTTCAATGACGAGTGGCATCCGCACTTCGCTTACGAGCGGGTTGACGTTGGCGTTCATCGTTTCGGTCAGGTAGTCATTGACGCCTTCGCCAAGGGACAGCATCACGATGATGCTCATGATGCCGATGCTGCCGCCAAGAGCGATCAGGATGTTCCGGGCCAACTTTTCTTTCATATTAAGAAGGGCTAAACGGATTGCCGCAAAAAAAGTGAGATTTTTGCTCTTGCTTTTCTGCTGCAGTTCAAACGCATTGTCGCGCAAGGCAACCTCGCCCTGATGGATATCGCCGATGATTTTTCCGTCATCGATCGTAACGACGCGCGTGGATCGGGCCGCTACCTTTTCCGAGTGGGTGACCATGATGACGAGTTTGCCGGTTTTGGCGATGTCTTGGATGATGTCCAAAACCTGATCCGTCGTCTGCGAGTCCAGGGCTCCGGTAGGTTCATCGGCAATGATGATGTCCGGATCATTGACAAGCGCGCGGGCGATGGCCACACGCTGTTTTTGCCCACCGGATAACTGGCTAGGTTTCTTTTTGTAATGGTCTTCAAGGCCAAGCTGCTTCAGGACTTCTCGCGCCCTTGCGACCCGCGTCTTTTTGTCGACGTTCGACAGCGTCATCGCCAACGTGACGTTATCCAGCACGCTCAGATGGGAGACAAGGTTGAAACTCTGGAAAACGAAGCCGATTTTTTCTTTGTGGTAATTCACGAAATCTTTTTCCTTGAACGTGCTCATTTTTTGGCCGTCAATGGTTATTTCGCCTGAGAATTGGCTGTCCAGACCGCCCAACAGGTTCATCAAGGTCGACTTCCCGCTGCCGGACTCGCCGACGATTGAGACCAATTCGCCCTTGTCCAAGGACAGGTTGACGTCCTTCAGTGCCTGGAAATCTTCCGCACCGCTGATGGGATAATATTTATTCAGATTTTTAAGTTC contains these protein-coding regions:
- a CDS encoding ATP-binding cassette domain-containing protein, which translates into the protein MAFVELKNLNKYYPISGAEDFQALKDVNLSLDKGELVSIVGESGSGKSTLMNLLGGLDSQFSGEITIDGQKMSTFKEKDFVNYHKEKIGFVFQSFNLVSHLSVLDNVTLAMTLSNVDKKTRVARAREVLKQLGLEDHYKKKPSQLSGGQKQRVAIARALVNDPDIIIADEPTGALDSQTTDQVLDIIQDIAKTGKLVIMVTHSEKVAARSTRVVTIDDGKIIGDIHQGEVALRDNAFELQQKSKSKNLTFFAAIRLALLNMKEKLARNILIALGGSIGIMSIIVMLSLGEGVNDYLTETMNANVNPLVSEVRMPLVIETNNSENTDSSMMIMTPAGAEIPAGSAPSGPPAGVTQSDPFGEENLEELRNIPHVAEVNLAYTSFTIGSDNVIFEENKYSFMTFGTTSGMTDSNILYGAFPEEGEILITEGIANQMAATAEEAIGKEVTLDVTVDGESLEKNYVISGIYTAGQAIGAFESVYMSTESFETLTAENNLEVEPNVVYLVSDEPDNTQTIKDEVAALGYRGSSADALASTFTQMLDIFTYILSGVAGISLFVSAIMILTVLYISVVERTQEIGVIKAIGGRKKDIRRIFVSESFLIGLFSGILGVGIAYLITVIGNIVVENLFDTAILNMTPAFAVFGIVTSMIISMVAGLMPAQKAAGLDPVEALRHD
- a CDS encoding helix-turn-helix transcriptional regulator — translated: MKETTEKLSKDQLILLNPNVEYYWDLTGDKAAEIIEVGIHGLEFSKIGDAESDFSYYRHNDGEKETATFLNLLLDEMSTRNQGYEEVSKRFVEIILIHLLRLEEFSIRNSLNKKNHKEIQTVKNYMKVNYHKNITLDDLVDLVHINKFYLIRIFKQEVGMSPIDYLIHIRIDEAQKMLRNTNIAIADIAHLVGFQSPSHFSKTFRELSNCTPSQYRRQGNQ